Proteins from one Myxococcales bacterium genomic window:
- a CDS encoding sugar phosphate isomerase/epimerase, translated as MQLALDWWSYHHSLRQRQIDYVAMIRRAAELGASGVALEYFALPADWQPQPVRLLSLQSEMRLQYLLSFGIPLTALPTTWAWYGRHLKACLSLAAALSSPFICLPVREVHPLPTGPGLTLPLTDRQLVRRSVRHLQKLCRLAADRHLRVAIADDPGIAPETLREIVEAADCPNLGLSVGTHAGGREDPYRRVSLLAPWIVYLRCGDMARAGAKEGELPLGDGRIDFKALLRLLWRLEYRGFCGVRIDAPWRQSRREDEWVRRSFVHLAAIRETLQKEGSW; from the coding sequence ATGCAATTGGCCCTGGATTGGTGGAGTTACCATCATTCGTTGCGGCAACGTCAAATCGACTACGTGGCCATGATTCGCCGCGCCGCCGAACTGGGCGCGAGTGGCGTCGCCCTCGAATATTTCGCCTTGCCGGCCGACTGGCAGCCGCAACCCGTCAGACTGCTTTCGCTGCAAAGCGAAATGCGACTTCAATATCTGCTGTCGTTCGGCATCCCCCTGACCGCGTTACCGACCACCTGGGCTTGGTACGGCCGCCACCTGAAGGCCTGCCTGTCGCTGGCCGCCGCGCTCTCCAGCCCGTTCATCTGCCTGCCAGTCCGGGAGGTCCACCCGCTGCCGACCGGCCCCGGCCTGACCCTGCCGCTGACCGACCGCCAGCTCGTTCGCCGGTCCGTGCGGCATTTGCAGAAATTGTGCCGACTGGCCGCCGACCGGCACTTGCGCGTGGCGATCGCCGACGATCCCGGCATCGCCCCGGAAACCCTGCGGGAAATCGTCGAGGCGGCGGATTGCCCGAACCTCGGCCTGTCCGTCGGCACGCATGCCGGCGGCCGCGAGGATCCCTATCGGCGCGTTTCCTTGCTGGCGCCCTGGATCGTCTACCTGCGCTGCGGCGACATGGCGCGGGCCGGCGCCAAGGAAGGCGAGCTGCCGCTCGGCGACGGGCGAATCGATTTCAAAGCGCTGCTGCGCCTTTTGTGGCGGTTGGAATACCGCGGCTTCTGCGGCGTCCGGATCGACGCGCCGTGGCGGCAAAGCCGGCGGGAGGACGAATGGGTCCGGCGGAGTTTCGTCCACCTGGCCGCGATCCGCGAGACGTTGCAAAAGGAGGGTTCCTGGTGA
- the ispD gene encoding 2-C-methyl-D-erythritol 4-phosphate cytidylyltransferase: MLNVAIVVAGGRGRRMAAAVPKQYLDLGGRTILQRTLEAVSAAETVHRIVLVVPRGDVVYCRDEIVERQGLSKVERVVMGGKTRQESVWNGLQAIEKMRLLPDVVAVHDGVRPFVEPALVDRAVRTAANFGGALVAAAVKETIKAITDDGFVRLTPDRRWLYAAQTPQAFHYLTLVDAYRRARAEGFVGTDDCQLIERAGGRIVIVESDDRNIKITTPTDLLLARALWAEKKK, from the coding sequence ATGTTGAACGTGGCCATTGTCGTGGCGGGTGGCCGGGGACGGCGCATGGCGGCGGCCGTGCCGAAACAGTATCTCGATCTGGGCGGTCGGACGATCCTGCAGCGCACCCTGGAGGCGGTCAGCGCCGCCGAAACGGTGCACCGGATCGTGCTGGTCGTGCCGCGGGGCGACGTGGTCTATTGCCGCGACGAGATCGTCGAACGCCAGGGATTGAGCAAGGTCGAACGCGTCGTCATGGGCGGTAAAACGCGGCAGGAGTCCGTCTGGAACGGCCTCCAGGCGATCGAGAAAATGCGGCTCCTGCCCGACGTGGTCGCCGTGCACGACGGCGTGCGCCCGTTCGTCGAACCGGCGCTGGTCGACCGGGCCGTCCGCACCGCCGCCAATTTCGGCGGCGCCCTGGTCGCCGCGGCGGTCAAGGAAACGATCAAGGCCATCACCGACGACGGTTTCGTGCGCCTGACGCCCGACCGGCGCTGGCTGTACGCCGCCCAGACACCGCAGGCGTTTCACTACCTCACGCTGGTCGACGCTTATCGCCGGGCGCGCGCGGAAGGATTTGTGGGCACCGACGACTGCCAGTTGATCGAACGCGCCGGCGGCCGGATCGTCATCGTCGAAAGCGACGACCGCAACATCAAAATCACCACCCCCACCGACCTGCTGTTGGCGCGGGCCCTGTGGGCGGAGAAGAAAAAATGA
- a CDS encoding 2-C-methyl-D-erythritol 2,4-cyclodiphosphate synthase encodes MNLRVGHGYDVHRLVEGRRLILGGVTVPFEKGLLGHSDADVLAHAIADAVLGAAGLGDIGRHFPDTDPDYKNADSLRLLSICVERAHAAGWRVGNVDATVVAQRPRLAPFVEAMREHLAAVLKTAPEAVNVKAKTEEGLGFTGTGEAIAAHAVVLLEPVK; translated from the coding sequence ATGAACCTGCGCGTGGGACACGGTTATGACGTGCATCGTCTGGTCGAGGGGCGCCGGCTGATTCTCGGCGGCGTGACCGTCCCCTTCGAAAAAGGGTTGCTCGGCCACTCCGACGCCGATGTGCTGGCGCATGCGATCGCCGACGCGGTGCTCGGCGCCGCCGGCCTGGGCGACATCGGCCGCCACTTCCCGGACACCGACCCGGACTACAAAAACGCCGACAGTCTGCGGCTCTTGAGCATTTGCGTCGAGCGGGCCCACGCGGCCGGCTGGCGGGTGGGCAACGTCGACGCCACCGTCGTCGCGCAGAGGCCGCGCCTGGCGCCGTTCGTCGAGGCCATGCGCGAGCACCTCGCCGCCGTGCTGAAAACGGCGCCGGAAGCCGTCAACGTCAAGGCGAAAACCGAGGAAGGCCTGGGCTTCACGGGAACCGGCGAAGCCATCGCCGCCCATGCCGTCGTTTTATTGGAGCCAGTGAAATGA
- a CDS encoding glutamate--tRNA ligase — MTDPVRVRFAPSPTGPLHIGNTRAALFNYLFARRHGGVFILRIEDTDTTRSEARYERQIYDTLRWLKMDWDEAPDVGGPFAPYRQSERRSYYRDAVEKMIAAGNAYPCFCTAERLDELKRQQAAAKLPPRYDGRCRDLPAEERQARLAAGEAHTIRFRTPRFGEIEFRDLVRGRVKVALKNLDDFIMVRSNGDPGFILAGAVDDILMKITHVLRGEDHLTNTHRQLLIFQALGSPPPAFGHLPLIVGDDGKPLSKRLGDLGIFDLRDQGYVPEVLTAHMARLGWAAPAEARNLAELAAAFEVETLAKKPARLGLPDLKHSQARWIRRATPDQRAAALRPFLGDRQPAGLDDRLALFAEEAGTLRELAEKIAALDVPPDFDAAELQLLRTTGSRDVLNTLVAKIETSADFDAAVMTAAIAAAGERTAAKGKQLYQPIRLALQGDLHGPELAQLAAVLGRGETLTRLRRALAAAEG, encoded by the coding sequence ATGACCGATCCAGTGCGCGTGCGTTTTGCGCCCAGCCCGACGGGTCCGTTGCATATCGGCAACACGCGGGCGGCGCTGTTCAATTACCTGTTCGCCCGCCGGCACGGCGGCGTGTTCATCCTGCGAATCGAGGACACCGACACGACCCGCTCCGAAGCCCGCTACGAGCGACAGATCTACGACACCCTGCGTTGGCTGAAGATGGATTGGGACGAGGCGCCCGACGTCGGCGGTCCTTTCGCGCCCTATCGGCAGTCGGAACGGCGCTCGTACTATCGGGACGCCGTCGAAAAAATGATTGCCGCGGGAAACGCCTATCCGTGTTTCTGCACGGCCGAGCGGCTGGACGAATTGAAGCGGCAACAGGCCGCCGCCAAACTGCCGCCGCGCTACGATGGCCGCTGCCGCGATCTGCCCGCCGAGGAGCGGCAGGCGCGGTTGGCCGCCGGCGAGGCGCACACGATCCGGTTCCGCACGCCGCGGTTCGGCGAAATCGAGTTCCGCGACCTGGTGCGCGGCCGGGTGAAAGTGGCGCTGAAGAACCTCGACGATTTCATCATGGTCCGCTCGAACGGCGATCCGGGCTTCATCCTGGCCGGCGCGGTCGACGACATCCTGATGAAAATCACCCACGTGTTGCGCGGCGAGGATCACCTCACCAACACGCACCGGCAATTGCTGATCTTCCAGGCGCTGGGTTCGCCGCCGCCGGCCTTCGGCCATCTGCCGTTGATCGTCGGCGACGACGGCAAACCGCTTTCCAAGCGATTGGGCGATCTGGGCATTTTCGATTTGCGCGACCAGGGATACGTCCCCGAGGTGCTGACCGCGCACATGGCGCGGCTCGGTTGGGCGGCGCCGGCCGAGGCGCGGAACCTGGCGGAGCTGGCGGCGGCCTTCGAGGTCGAGACGCTGGCGAAAAAGCCGGCGCGGTTGGGACTGCCCGACCTGAAGCACAGCCAGGCGCGCTGGATTCGCCGGGCGACGCCGGACCAGCGGGCGGCGGCGTTGCGGCCTTTCCTGGGCGACCGGCAGCCGGCCGGGTTGGATGATCGCCTGGCTCTGTTCGCCGAGGAAGCGGGCACGCTGCGCGAACTGGCCGAGAAGATCGCCGCGCTCGATGTGCCGCCGGATTTCGACGCGGCCGAATTGCAGCTATTGCGGACCACGGGATCGCGCGACGTGCTCAACACCTTGGTGGCGAAGATCGAAACGTCCGCCGATTTCGACGCGGCCGTAATGACGGCCGCGATCGCTGCCGCCGGTGAGCGGACCGCCGCGAAGGGCAAGCAGCTCTATCAGCCGATCCGCCTGGCGTTGCAGGGCGATTTGCACGGGCCGGAACTGGCGCAACTCGCGGCGGTTCTCGGCCGGGGCGAGACCCTCACGAGACTTCGTCGGGCTTTGGCGGCCGCCGAGGGATGA